One Cohnella candidum genomic region harbors:
- a CDS encoding ATP-binding protein: MPQPSFHYSPHGHKKNRRTLKRRVRRLFYLSNMINTFLFACITLALVGVIFKPITEAVSTYISSSIAEEINSPSFLKEMKLQRLEDFDPSTPESQAWKERMDRKAKIEYFLPLWKADYTAKAQDYTEKAQEHAGEVHLNLNGGEDFSDEMIYVEVEIAGNTVYSNNPTMASPTGLLKWVDRLYHSESSKPLLNASGEPIGQVKVGFSPTITAVMLMMTIVLFAVMLGIMTLFTLLFSKLFSIPVLNPLKQLRDNIQGIARDRYEDVASNRVALKRPLREIEELADSTNLIMQKMSSYAEQLQNQKQTLEDQNEELEAQNVELMESKEIIQRAQQEILRKEAALRNILNHAGQGFLTFGEDLSVHPVFSMECVKLLSPEAPLAGQSFAQLISVGDEEQRIFMENILVKILQDSDRMRREIYMPLLIDEVEIRGRIVSVDYKIIPDPENPAGEIFMVVLTDITEKRALQSQMEAERNTLKMVVKVMVHYADFSASVKDFRKFLDFDLKQLAAKDEPFKETIAVAFRQLHTFKGTFAQWGLRHVTERLHEAESLISRLGKLDAGEAPDWLAELEGMRLSAALDEDMRLLRDTVGDEFLQDRDVLMVDKDRLIEIEKKMLATLSPVDCKLLLPDLRKLRYKPFRDLLKSYPEYVEGLASRMEKSVNRFEIRGGEFLADTDQYGDFGRSLIHIFRNAVDHGIETAEEREAAGKEVSANLICHVSREAGSIVLSIADDGRGIDAEAIKARTLVAGLHTQEELDAMEESEALDLIFRDELSTKEQVTELSGRGIGLSSVKAEVLRLGGSIEVKSEAGQGTLFRIKLPADDLSDLPQLGMPTVIEPLVRTTERFFREQVGVRLVPEEMILLQQSKLDKLVLNKVTTFINVKGALEGIFVITADDLLSRTLLQHMVIGGVPEEEEDAFVEDSLAEAANMILGNSLKQLQNLEEFILMDPPITIRTEGASIKYADSEIWTCRLDSDQGLLRVGFVILKKSTLS, translated from the coding sequence ATGCCTCAGCCCTCATTCCATTACTCGCCGCACGGTCACAAGAAGAACCGACGGACGCTCAAAAGACGGGTAAGACGCTTGTTCTACCTGTCCAACATGATCAACACGTTCTTGTTCGCCTGCATTACCTTGGCGCTGGTCGGCGTCATCTTCAAACCGATCACGGAAGCGGTGTCGACCTACATAAGCTCCTCTATTGCGGAAGAAATCAATTCGCCGTCTTTCCTGAAAGAAATGAAGCTGCAGAGGCTGGAGGATTTCGATCCGTCCACTCCCGAATCCCAGGCCTGGAAAGAGAGGATGGACCGAAAGGCGAAGATCGAATACTTCCTTCCGCTTTGGAAAGCCGATTATACAGCAAAGGCACAGGATTACACCGAAAAGGCACAGGAGCATGCCGGAGAAGTCCACCTCAACCTGAACGGCGGAGAAGACTTCTCGGATGAAATGATTTACGTTGAAGTCGAAATCGCGGGGAACACGGTTTACTCCAACAACCCCACGATGGCTTCCCCGACAGGGCTGCTCAAGTGGGTGGACCGGCTGTACCATTCCGAATCCTCCAAGCCGCTGCTGAACGCTTCCGGCGAGCCAATCGGGCAAGTGAAGGTCGGCTTCTCCCCGACGATCACGGCGGTCATGCTGATGATGACGATCGTGCTGTTCGCGGTCATGCTCGGTATCATGACGCTGTTCACGCTGCTCTTTAGCAAGCTTTTCTCGATACCGGTGTTGAACCCGTTGAAGCAGCTGCGGGACAACATTCAGGGGATTGCCCGGGATCGGTACGAGGATGTGGCGAGCAATCGGGTGGCCCTGAAACGTCCGCTTCGGGAAATCGAGGAATTGGCGGATTCGACGAACCTGATCATGCAGAAGATGAGTTCCTACGCCGAACAGCTGCAGAATCAGAAGCAAACGCTCGAAGATCAGAACGAAGAGCTCGAAGCTCAAAACGTAGAGCTTATGGAATCGAAGGAAATCATCCAGCGCGCCCAGCAGGAGATTTTGCGGAAAGAAGCGGCGCTGCGCAACATCCTGAACCATGCGGGACAGGGCTTCCTGACTTTCGGCGAGGATCTGTCGGTCCATCCGGTCTTCAGCATGGAATGCGTAAAGTTACTGTCGCCCGAAGCTCCGCTGGCCGGACAATCCTTCGCCCAGTTGATCTCGGTCGGTGACGAAGAACAAAGGATCTTCATGGAGAACATCCTCGTGAAAATCCTTCAGGATTCCGACCGCATGCGCCGCGAGATTTACATGCCGCTGCTCATCGATGAAGTGGAGATCCGCGGCAGGATCGTCAGCGTCGATTACAAAATCATCCCCGATCCGGAGAATCCGGCCGGAGAGATCTTCATGGTCGTACTGACGGACATCACGGAGAAGCGGGCGCTCCAATCGCAGATGGAAGCCGAACGGAACACGCTTAAAATGGTCGTGAAAGTGATGGTCCATTACGCCGATTTCTCCGCGAGCGTGAAGGACTTCCGCAAATTCCTCGATTTCGACTTGAAGCAGTTGGCCGCCAAAGACGAGCCGTTCAAAGAGACCATCGCCGTCGCTTTCCGACAGTTGCACACATTTAAAGGAACGTTTGCCCAATGGGGACTGCGCCACGTGACGGAAAGGCTTCATGAAGCGGAGTCGCTCATCTCCAGGCTCGGCAAGCTGGACGCCGGCGAGGCGCCCGATTGGCTGGCGGAGCTGGAGGGCATGCGCTTATCCGCCGCGCTGGACGAAGATATGCGCTTGCTTCGGGATACGGTCGGCGATGAGTTCCTGCAGGACCGGGACGTGCTGATGGTGGATAAAGACCGCTTGATCGAGATCGAGAAGAAGATGCTGGCGACCTTGTCGCCGGTGGATTGCAAGCTGCTGCTGCCGGACCTGCGCAAGCTTCGGTACAAGCCGTTCCGCGACCTGCTCAAGTCCTACCCTGAATACGTGGAAGGCTTGGCTTCGCGGATGGAGAAATCCGTCAACCGGTTCGAAATCAGGGGCGGGGAGTTCCTGGCGGATACGGACCAGTACGGCGACTTCGGACGCTCCTTGATCCATATCTTCCGCAACGCGGTCGATCATGGCATCGAAACGGCGGAGGAGCGGGAAGCGGCGGGCAAGGAAGTGTCAGCGAACCTGATCTGCCACGTATCCAGGGAAGCGGGCTCGATCGTCCTGTCGATCGCCGACGACGGCCGCGGCATCGATGCGGAGGCGATCAAGGCCAGGACGCTGGTTGCTGGACTTCATACGCAGGAAGAGCTTGATGCGATGGAAGAGTCGGAAGCGCTCGACCTTATCTTCCGCGACGAGCTTTCTACGAAGGAGCAAGTGACCGAGCTGTCCGGCCGGGGCATCGGCTTGTCGTCGGTCAAGGCTGAAGTGCTCCGCTTGGGCGGCAGCATCGAGGTGAAGTCGGAAGCGGGCCAAGGTACGCTGTTCCGGATCAAGCTCCCGGCGGACGACTTGTCCGATCTGCCCCAACTCGGCATGCCGACGGTTATCGAGCCGCTCGTCCGAACGACCGAACGCTTCTTCCGCGAACAGGTCGGCGTCCGGCTCGTCCCGGAAGAAATGATTCTCCTCCAGCAAAGCAAGCTCGATAAATTGGTCCTGAACAAAGTGACGACTTTCATCAACGTCAAAGGAGCCTTGGAAGGCATCTTCGTAATCACGGCCGACGACCTGTTGTCCCGCACGCTGTTGCAGCATATGGTCATCGGAGGCGTTCCCGAGGAAGAAGAAGACGCATTCGTCGAGGACAGCCTGGCGGAAGCGGCGAACATGATTTTAGGCAATTCGCTGAAGCAGCTTCAGAACCTCGAAGAATTCATTTTGATGGACCCGCCGATCACGATCCGCACGGAGGGAGCTTCCATTAAGTACGCCGATTCGGAAATTTGGACGTGCCGCCTCGATTCCGATCAAGGGCTGCTGCGGGTCGGTTTCGTCATTTTAAAGAAAAGCACTTTATCCTAG
- a CDS encoding response regulator, translating into MARILIVDDSVIMRRNLKSMLVQAGHTIVGEASDGMEAYREYSRLIPDLVTMDITMPVMNGIDAVKKIMATYPDANIIMISALDQRNMVFEAIQNGAKHYILKPVTVEKILETVNEVLKIKSSDPHGLLDESGKQNDVPLAIENKNGIFLIRIGSGIGDEKLDELQTAVQGFLFVKPLRVVVDFGGIGMLQEELLLRILGLMRKLHDAGGAVKALSHNHNLIESLKQHNPDSFFRIHTEWAQVVF; encoded by the coding sequence ATGGCAAGAATATTGATCGTAGACGATTCCGTGATCATGCGGAGAAACCTGAAATCGATGCTCGTGCAAGCCGGCCATACGATCGTGGGGGAAGCATCCGACGGCATGGAGGCATACCGGGAATATTCGCGTTTGATTCCTGACCTCGTCACGATGGACATCACGATGCCGGTCATGAACGGGATAGACGCGGTAAAGAAAATCATGGCCACGTATCCGGACGCGAACATCATCATGATCAGCGCCCTCGACCAGCGGAACATGGTGTTCGAGGCGATCCAGAACGGCGCCAAACACTACATCCTGAAGCCGGTCACGGTGGAGAAAATCCTCGAGACGGTGAACGAAGTGCTGAAAATCAAATCCTCGGACCCGCACGGGCTGTTGGACGAATCCGGCAAGCAGAACGACGTGCCCCTGGCCATCGAGAACAAAAACGGCATTTTCCTCATCCGCATCGGAAGCGGGATCGGCGACGAGAAGCTCGACGAGCTGCAAACCGCGGTGCAAGGCTTCCTCTTCGTTAAACCGCTCCGCGTGGTCGTCGATTTCGGCGGCATCGGCATGCTGCAGGAGGAGCTGCTGCTCCGCATCCTGGGCCTGATGAGAAAGCTCCACGACGCGGGCGGGGCCGTGAAGGCGCTCAGCCATAACCACAACTTGATCGAATCGCTGAAGCAGCACAATCCCGACAGCTTCTTCCGGATCCATACGGAATGGGCGCAAGTCGTGTTTTAA
- a CDS encoding peptide-binding protein has product MVRKKKWVSSFTVFALAAVLIAGCSSSNKSSESSSPSASATPSATTSASPSDSPSASPSGQPKDGGTLTISTFTDMVSVNPIFINDTASGDLDALIFAKLYDLDRNANLAAEPWSIAAELPQVAADNMTYSIKLKQNAKWSDGQPITANDVKFTFDTIRNPDVGSPAISTLDKIDSITVKDDYTLDIKLKQVYAPFPYSLFISIVPAHVLKDIPPKELKNSKFGVDPAQTVSSGPWKWSEWTQGQHFTIEKNPNYWGEKKPHIDKIIYKIYADQNTEVQALMKGDVQMTEAIPLTQIEAVKKQDGLNVILAPGPQYEYVQFNFKDENFPDKYSPFKGQKTRQAIAYALNRQGMVDNVLKGSGGLMNSPFLPGSWADPGDKAVNYNYDSEKAKQLLAEDGWKPGKDGILVKDGHRFSFELQYNSGNSRREQVSQIIQQNLKDVGIEATPKGMDFATWIDQNITPGKFPAILLGWSLTNPDPDAESIFSSKYFPPAGQNSGWYVNKELDDLWVKGQQTVDKTERAKIYQEIGEKISIDLPYVFLYQYGLPQAVNSSKVKWAEDDRPESSLAYGYLFHAINWWVE; this is encoded by the coding sequence ATCGTGAGAAAGAAGAAGTGGGTCTCCAGTTTCACCGTTTTCGCCTTAGCAGCCGTCCTAATCGCAGGTTGTTCCTCCAGCAACAAATCGTCGGAATCATCCTCTCCATCCGCCTCGGCGACGCCGAGCGCGACGACAAGCGCATCGCCCTCCGATTCTCCTTCCGCGAGTCCGTCCGGACAGCCCAAAGACGGCGGCACTCTGACCATCAGTACCTTCACCGACATGGTATCCGTCAACCCGATTTTCATTAACGATACGGCTTCCGGTGACCTGGACGCCTTGATTTTCGCCAAGCTGTACGATTTGGACCGTAACGCCAACCTCGCCGCCGAACCTTGGTCCATCGCGGCTGAACTTCCGCAGGTTGCGGCGGATAACATGACTTATTCAATCAAGCTGAAGCAAAACGCCAAATGGAGCGACGGCCAGCCGATCACGGCGAATGACGTCAAATTCACATTTGACACGATCCGTAACCCGGACGTAGGTTCTCCGGCCATCAGCACCCTCGACAAAATCGATTCGATTACGGTAAAGGACGATTACACGCTGGACATCAAGCTTAAACAGGTGTATGCGCCTTTCCCGTACTCCCTGTTCATTTCCATCGTGCCTGCCCACGTCCTCAAAGACATCCCGCCGAAGGAACTGAAGAACAGCAAGTTCGGCGTGGATCCGGCCCAAACCGTCTCCAGCGGACCGTGGAAATGGTCCGAATGGACGCAAGGACAGCATTTCACGATCGAGAAAAACCCGAACTACTGGGGTGAGAAAAAACCGCATATCGACAAGATCATTTATAAAATCTACGCGGATCAAAACACCGAAGTCCAAGCGCTCATGAAAGGCGACGTCCAGATGACGGAAGCGATCCCGCTGACGCAGATCGAAGCCGTCAAAAAGCAGGATGGCTTGAACGTTATTTTGGCGCCGGGTCCGCAGTACGAATACGTACAGTTCAACTTCAAGGACGAGAACTTCCCGGACAAATATTCGCCATTCAAAGGCCAGAAAACCCGCCAGGCCATCGCCTACGCCTTGAACCGCCAAGGCATGGTCGACAACGTGCTCAAAGGCTCCGGCGGTCTCATGAACTCTCCGTTCCTGCCGGGCTCCTGGGCGGATCCGGGCGACAAGGCCGTCAATTATAACTACGACTCCGAGAAAGCGAAACAGCTGCTGGCGGAGGACGGCTGGAAGCCGGGCAAAGACGGCATTCTCGTGAAGGATGGGCACCGCTTCTCCTTCGAGTTGCAATACAACTCCGGCAACAGCCGTCGTGAGCAAGTGTCCCAGATCATCCAACAGAACCTGAAGGACGTCGGCATCGAAGCGACGCCGAAAGGCATGGATTTCGCGACCTGGATCGATCAGAACATCACGCCCGGCAAGTTCCCGGCGATCCTCCTCGGCTGGTCCCTGACTAACCCGGATCCGGACGCGGAAAGCATCTTCTCGTCGAAGTACTTCCCGCCGGCCGGCCAAAACTCCGGCTGGTACGTGAACAAAGAGCTCGACGATCTGTGGGTGAAGGGCCAGCAAACCGTCGACAAAACGGAGCGCGCGAAAATCTATCAGGAAATCGGCGAGAAAATTTCCATCGATCTGCCGTATGTCTTCCTGTATCAATACGGTCTCCCGCAAGCCGTCAACTCCTCGAAGGTGAAATGGGCGGAAGACGATCGTCCGGAATCGTCGCTGGCTTATGGCTACCTGTTCCACGCCATCAACTGGTGGGTGGAGTAA
- a CDS encoding ABC transporter permease, with amino-acid sequence MTEYLIRRLLQSVLVLFLITILTFALIHAAPGGPTQIFLAPGLSPEAGKVQAHNLGLDQPVYVQYGKWIGGLLKGDLGHTFKNNIPVGDILWPRIKNTVVLMAAAWLLSLIIAIPWGIYNSTREYGISDHASNFVSYLGFAMPTFWFGILLQQWFALKWDLLPLSDMYDMDKQGDFGNLMLHLVLPVTVLSLGFLAGYVKYSRSSMLEVLGQDYIRTARAKGLKEGKVVFRHALRNALIPIITILGLDLPILVGGATLTESVFNWPGMGRLFVEMANAREYSVLMSITLVVSVIVILGNLLADILYAVVDPRVQYGRGGGSA; translated from the coding sequence ATGACCGAGTATCTGATTCGCCGATTGCTGCAATCCGTGCTGGTGCTTTTCCTGATTACCATCCTGACCTTTGCCTTGATCCATGCGGCTCCCGGCGGTCCTACGCAAATCTTCCTGGCGCCCGGACTGTCGCCGGAAGCCGGTAAAGTTCAGGCCCATAACCTGGGTCTGGACCAGCCGGTTTACGTGCAGTACGGCAAATGGATCGGCGGGCTTCTGAAAGGCGACCTCGGCCATACGTTCAAAAACAATATCCCGGTCGGGGACATTCTGTGGCCGCGGATCAAAAACACCGTGGTCCTGATGGCGGCGGCCTGGCTGCTGTCGCTCATTATCGCGATTCCATGGGGGATCTACAACAGCACCCGGGAATACGGCATTTCCGACCACGCGTCCAACTTCGTTTCCTATCTCGGCTTTGCCATGCCGACATTCTGGTTCGGCATTCTTCTGCAGCAGTGGTTCGCGCTTAAATGGGATCTTCTGCCCTTGTCCGACATGTACGATATGGACAAGCAAGGAGACTTCGGCAACCTCATGCTGCATCTCGTGTTGCCCGTGACGGTGCTATCTCTCGGCTTTCTTGCCGGTTACGTCAAATATTCGCGTTCCAGCATGCTGGAGGTGCTGGGCCAGGATTATATCCGCACGGCCCGAGCCAAAGGACTGAAGGAAGGCAAGGTCGTCTTCCGGCATGCGCTCCGGAATGCGCTCATCCCCATCATCACCATCCTCGGACTTGACCTGCCCATTCTGGTCGGAGGGGCCACGCTCACGGAGAGCGTCTTCAACTGGCCGGGCATGGGACGATTGTTCGTCGAGATGGCCAACGCGCGGGAGTATTCCGTGCTTATGTCCATCACGCTGGTCGTTTCCGTCATCGTGATCCTTGGCAACCTGCTGGCGGACATCTTGTACGCCGTGGTCGATCCGAGGGTACAGTACGGACGGGGAGGCGGATCCGCTTGA
- a CDS encoding cold-inducible protein YdjO-related protein yields the protein MDSETPKPDTAPVPIWRCVNPECKVWVRDELAASDAPACPMCQGKMIRGIKHLPKLIKKHKTERKKKDETPWLS from the coding sequence GTGGATTCCGAAACGCCGAAGCCCGATACGGCGCCCGTGCCGATATGGAGATGCGTGAACCCGGAATGCAAAGTATGGGTCCGCGACGAGCTGGCGGCTTCCGATGCGCCGGCGTGTCCCATGTGCCAGGGGAAGATGATCCGGGGGATCAAGCATTTGCCGAAGCTGATCAAGAAGCATAAAACGGAGCGCAAGAAGAAAGACGAAACTCCCTGGCTTTCCTGA
- a CDS encoding adenylate/guanylate cyclase domain-containing protein, protein MKDMAKEKLGSLKRQLTLEAGLMIGLPVFMLGAFALFGAAGSRENGGWGAFLFALSLGGTVLFVLTVRRRLQVRIYEPLGHFRSTLEDISEGFIPDQVPEELFQRAEPGITEAFRQVIHINRMLLKNVDNLEQGYEEERQAKLAQQALTRSYQRFVPQDFIRFLQKKSITEVRLGDHVRTEMTILVSDIRSFTSMSEGMTPEENFRLINAYLYIMEPIVNEHHGFIDKYMGDSIMALFHRSPDLAVRAALKMLERLRDFNGERSAAGLDPLRIGIGLNTGSMMLGIVGGENRMEGTVISDAVNLASRMEDLNKQYGTSLLISEHTYRRLNDPDAFAVRLVDKVQVKGKKEAVEIYEVTGERPLAGGARAHDSDEAGESA, encoded by the coding sequence ATGAAAGACATGGCCAAGGAGAAATTAGGCAGCCTCAAGAGGCAGTTAACGCTTGAGGCAGGCCTCATGATCGGTTTGCCGGTATTTATGCTCGGTGCCTTCGCTCTATTCGGCGCCGCGGGGAGTCGGGAGAATGGGGGATGGGGAGCGTTCCTGTTCGCGTTATCGCTCGGCGGAACCGTCCTCTTCGTCCTTACGGTTCGGCGACGCTTGCAAGTTCGAATCTATGAGCCGCTGGGTCATTTTCGCTCAACGCTAGAGGATATCTCAGAAGGCTTTATTCCGGACCAGGTGCCGGAAGAGCTCTTCCAACGGGCCGAGCCCGGCATTACGGAAGCGTTCCGTCAGGTGATCCACATCAACCGGATGCTGCTCAAAAACGTCGACAACCTCGAGCAGGGTTACGAAGAGGAGCGTCAGGCCAAGCTGGCCCAGCAGGCGCTCACCCGCTCGTATCAACGTTTCGTTCCTCAGGATTTCATCCGTTTCCTTCAGAAGAAGAGCATTACCGAAGTCCGGCTCGGGGACCACGTACGGACCGAGATGACGATTCTCGTATCCGATATCCGCTCGTTCACCTCGATGTCGGAAGGGATGACGCCGGAAGAAAACTTTCGGCTCATCAACGCCTATCTGTACATCATGGAACCGATCGTCAACGAACATCATGGCTTCATCGACAAATATATGGGCGACTCGATCATGGCGTTGTTCCATCGTAGTCCCGATTTGGCAGTCCGGGCAGCTCTCAAGATGTTGGAACGGCTGAGGGACTTCAACGGCGAACGGTCGGCGGCCGGACTTGACCCGCTGCGCATCGGCATCGGGCTGAACACCGGTTCCATGATGCTCGGCATCGTCGGAGGGGAGAACCGGATGGAAGGCACCGTCATCAGCGATGCCGTGAACCTCGCGTCGCGGATGGAGGATTTGAACAAGCAATACGGCACCTCCCTTTTGATTTCTGAACATACCTACCGCCGGTTGAACGATCCCGACGCGTTTGCGGTCAGGTTGGTCGACAAGGTACAGGTCAAGGGGAAGAAAGAAGCCGTTGAAATCTATGAAGTAACCGGCGAGCGTCCCTTAGCAGGGGGAGCCCGGGCCCATGACTCCGACGAAGCAGGTGAATCCGCTTGA
- a CDS encoding alpha/beta hydrolase: MRKLWIAAGAVVLFGFAAGCGASDGQPAAQTAASSQTAVSTPAVSVPSAPSATASEQTSRSKPPSPSRLEKVKFHSKALNADKRLQIYLPPGYDASRRYPVLYLLHGYFGTESAWMPEMQTDKAADRLIEDGSIEPLIIVAPEMDNSYGLNSSDAYRLETPKDPVHSRYYGRYEDYMVHDVIGYVDSHYSTEASKKSRYIGGYSMGGFASLHIAFRHPDLFSKVGGHSPALWTDWSSVPRMKSWLYPTAAERKRRDPVQLARTADLSGMSVYLDCGDKDDYKLYVGTSQLYDALQARGIPSEYHLGSGNHSRTYWKSHIEDYLRFYAGIPS; encoded by the coding sequence ATGAGAAAATTATGGATCGCGGCGGGAGCGGTCGTCCTGTTCGGTTTTGCGGCCGGTTGCGGAGCATCGGACGGCCAGCCTGCGGCGCAGACCGCCGCCTCTTCCCAGACAGCGGTTTCGACGCCGGCGGTTTCCGTACCTTCGGCTCCTTCCGCAACGGCGTCTGAGCAGACGTCCCGATCGAAGCCGCCCTCTCCCTCGCGATTGGAAAAGGTGAAATTCCACAGCAAAGCGTTAAACGCGGACAAGCGTCTGCAGATTTACTTACCGCCGGGCTACGACGCCAGCCGCCGTTATCCCGTTCTCTATTTGCTTCACGGATATTTCGGAACCGAGTCCGCCTGGATGCCGGAGATGCAGACGGATAAAGCGGCCGACCGTTTGATAGAGGACGGCAGCATCGAGCCGCTGATCATCGTCGCTCCGGAAATGGACAACAGCTACGGTCTCAATTCTTCCGACGCCTATCGGCTGGAGACTCCGAAGGATCCGGTGCATTCCCGTTACTATGGGCGCTACGAAGATTATATGGTACATGACGTCATCGGCTACGTGGATTCGCATTACAGCACCGAAGCCAGTAAGAAAAGCCGTTATATCGGCGGCTATTCCATGGGCGGGTTCGCGAGCTTGCATATCGCTTTCCGGCATCCCGATCTCTTCTCCAAAGTCGGCGGCCACAGCCCGGCGCTGTGGACGGATTGGTCGAGCGTGCCGCGGATGAAATCGTGGCTGTATCCGACCGCGGCGGAACGGAAGCGCAGAGATCCGGTCCAGCTCGCCCGCACGGCGGATCTCTCCGGGATGTCCGTCTATCTCGACTGCGGGGATAAAGACGACTACAAACTGTACGTCGGCACGTCCCAGCTGTACGACGCATTGCAAGCCCGCGGAATTCCGTCGGAGTACCACTTGGGCAGCGGCAACCACAGCCGGACGTATTGGAAAAGCCATATCGAGGATTACCTGCGCTTCTATGCCGGAATCCCATCGTAA
- a CDS encoding response regulator, which produces MKRILITDDSPIMRRNLNAILSKAGYEIAAEAANGEEAVHAYRKHRPDLVTMDITMPVMDGLETVKRLMKEDPDARIIVISAFDQRNMLFQAMENGAKTYLIKPITADKLLAAVRQQLEPLSREDGGAGGTTGSKGERRVDGENTSSTASANEPSFAVDNRGGQFAIRLIDPLRPGPYTELQTAVQGLLFVKPINIVFQFGDAGSCHPELASALETLIGTIRGAGGSVAVSATRETLAASLRGLLSVPIGTEGRQA; this is translated from the coding sequence TTGAAGCGCATTCTCATCACCGACGATTCTCCCATCATGCGCAGAAACCTGAATGCGATTCTCTCGAAGGCGGGCTATGAAATCGCAGCGGAAGCGGCCAATGGGGAAGAAGCCGTTCACGCCTACCGTAAACACCGTCCCGACCTCGTGACGATGGACATTACGATGCCTGTCATGGATGGACTCGAGACCGTCAAAAGGCTGATGAAGGAAGATCCGGATGCCCGGATTATCGTCATCAGCGCATTCGACCAGAGAAACATGCTGTTCCAAGCAATGGAGAACGGCGCGAAAACTTATTTGATCAAACCGATCACGGCAGACAAGCTGCTGGCGGCCGTTCGCCAGCAGCTTGAACCGTTATCCCGGGAGGATGGCGGCGCCGGCGGTACAACCGGGTCGAAGGGCGAGCGCCGAGTTGACGGGGAGAATACCTCGTCGACCGCATCCGCGAATGAACCCAGTTTCGCGGTGGACAACCGCGGAGGCCAATTCGCCATCCGGCTCATCGATCCGCTTCGGCCGGGTCCCTATACGGAGCTGCAGACCGCCGTTCAAGGCCTGTTGTTCGTGAAGCCGATCAACATCGTCTTTCAATTCGGCGATGCCGGGAGCTGCCATCCCGAACTGGCTTCCGCGTTGGAGACGCTCATCGGTACGATCCGCGGAGCGGGAGGCAGCGTCGCCGTCAGCGCGACACGCGAAACGCTGGCCGCATCCTTGCGCGGCCTCTTGTCCGTTCCCATCGGGACGGAAGGCCGTCAAGCATGA
- a CDS encoding sensor domain-containing diguanylate cyclase encodes MEYGYEGITTEYHLLRDAVQCFFQTLREIIPANTFFVAATQESAYVLISVYNASETLVKEGDTLALPVTGKLGACSFLGIPIVLRDGRTFGQFCALDRKHAFTREDARLLERMAELVSRLIEVEENAIFDDLTGVYRRKYMEGLFYHLPTNAKKAIVFLDLDDFKSINDTYGHEIGDEVLRKIGAILKEIAVVHQSAACRYAGDEFVILLPDAGEETVLEAVDHLMDRLSRPLPIGEMALTVSASVGICLEARTLQEYIQRADSAMYQIKRENKHGVRIYAG; translated from the coding sequence ATGGAATACGGTTATGAAGGAATCACGACGGAATACCATCTCCTTCGAGACGCAGTGCAATGCTTTTTCCAGACGCTAAGGGAAATCATACCTGCCAATACGTTTTTCGTCGCTGCAACCCAGGAGAGCGCCTACGTGCTGATCAGCGTTTACAATGCATCCGAAACCCTCGTCAAAGAAGGGGACACGCTTGCCCTTCCGGTTACGGGAAAACTCGGCGCTTGCAGCTTCCTGGGCATTCCGATCGTCCTTCGGGACGGCAGGACATTCGGCCAGTTTTGCGCCTTGGACCGGAAGCACGCTTTCACCCGAGAGGATGCGAGATTGCTTGAGAGAATGGCCGAATTGGTCAGCCGCTTGATCGAGGTGGAGGAAAACGCGATTTTCGACGATTTGACGGGCGTGTACCGCAGGAAGTACATGGAGGGTTTGTTCTACCACTTACCGACGAATGCGAAGAAAGCGATCGTTTTTCTGGATCTGGACGATTTCAAAAGCATCAACGATACCTACGGCCACGAGATCGGGGACGAGGTGCTGCGAAAAATCGGCGCCATCCTGAAGGAAATCGCCGTCGTCCATCAATCGGCAGCCTGCCGATATGCAGGAGACGAATTCGTCATCCTCCTTCCGGACGCCGGAGAAGAAACGGTGCTTGAGGCGGTGGACCATCTCATGGACCGCTTGTCGCGCCCGCTGCCGATCGGGGAGATGGCTTTGACGGTCTCGGCTTCCGTCGGAATCTGCCTCGAGGCTAGGACTTTGCAGGAATACATCCAAAGAGCCGATTCCGCGATGTACCAGATCAAACGGGAGAATAAGCACGGCGTGCGCATATACGCCGGTTGA